The nucleotide sequence ACGACGAAGCCATGCTCGACATCGTGACCAGCGCGAACGTCGCCTGCGGCTTCCACGCCGGCGACCCGTCGGTGATGCGGCGGGTGTGCGAACTGGCGGCCGGGCGCGGGGTCGCGATCGGCGCGCACGTCGGCTACCGCGACCTGGCCGGCTTCGGCAGGCGCGCGCTCGACATCGCGCCGGACGAACTGGCGGACGAAGTGCTCTACCAGATCGGCGCGCTCGACGCGTTCGCCCGCGCGGCGGGCAGCCGCGTGACGTACGTGAAGCCGCACGGCGCGTTGTACAACACCGCGGCGGGCGACGCCGAGCAGGCGGCGGCGATCGTCGAGGGCCTGCGCCGGTACGACCCCGCGCTGGCCCTGCTCTGCTTGCCGGACTCGGAAATGCAGCGGGAAGCGGAGAAAGCCGGCGTCGTCGCGTACGCGGAGGCGTTCGCGGACCGGGCGTACACCGCGGAAGGCCGGCTCGTCTCGCGCAAGCGGCCGGGCGCCGTCCTGCACGACGCCGGGGCCGTGGCCGACCGGGCGGTGGCGATGGCCACCGGCGGCGGCGTCGTGACGGCCGACGGCGGCAAGCTCGACCTGCGCCCGGATTCCCTGTGCGTGCACGGCGACACGCCGGGCGCGGTCGAGCTGGCCCGCCGGATCCGGGCCGGCCTGACCGCCGCGGACGTCCCCCTCACCGCGTTCACCGGATGACCGTCCGGCTGCTGCCGTGCGGGCGGCGCGCGGTCCTGGTGGAACTGGACGACGTGCTGGGCTTCCAGGCGGCACTGACGCAGTCGCCGCCGGACGGGGTCGTCGAACTCGTCCCGGCGGCGCGGACACTGCTGG is from Amycolatopsis mediterranei and encodes:
- a CDS encoding LamB/YcsF family protein; this encodes MDLNSDLGEGFGAWKMGDDEAMLDIVTSANVACGFHAGDPSVMRRVCELAAGRGVAIGAHVGYRDLAGFGRRALDIAPDELADEVLYQIGALDAFARAAGSRVTYVKPHGALYNTAAGDAEQAAAIVEGLRRYDPALALLCLPDSEMQREAEKAGVVAYAEAFADRAYTAEGRLVSRKRPGAVLHDAGAVADRAVAMATGGGVVTADGGKLDLRPDSLCVHGDTPGAVELARRIRAGLTAADVPLTAFTG